The Candidatus Methylomirabilota bacterium sequence CGGCAAGGCCAGGCCCACCAGCTGATCGACGTCGGCGGCCCGGGTCGCCGCGACGGTGGACAGGATGCCGCCGCCGGCCGCGGCGATCTCCTGATAGGAGGCGCCGCGCGCCCGCAGCGCGTACTCGTGCTCGCGCGAGCCGGCGAAGACGAGGTGGGTGTGCGAATCGACGAACCCGGGCAGGGCCACGCCTCCGCGAGCATCGATGCGGTCCGGGCCGGGCTCGCCGCGACCGCTCAGCCGTCCGGCGAGCTCGGCGTCCCGGCCCACCCACACCACGCGGCCATGGGCCGCGGCCAGCGCCGCCCCGGTGATCACGCCCAGCGTCCCGTCGCCCAGCGCAGGCTCGCACGTCACCAGCTCGCCGATGTTGGTGACGACGAGGTCGGCCTCGCTCAGGCTCACGTGGTGATCCCCGGAAGGTCCAGGCCGTGGCGCCGCGCGGCGGCCAGCGCCTCCGGATAGCCGGCATCGGCGTGACGCATGATCCCGGTGCCGGGATCGGTCGTCAGCACCCGCTCCAGCCGCCGCGCCGCCGCCCCGGTGCCGTCGGCGACGACGACCATGCCGGCGTGGAGCGAGTAGCCGATACCGACGCCACCGCCGTGATGCACGCTGACCCACGTCGCGCCCGCCGCGGTGTTCAGCAAGGCGTTGAGGATCGGCCAGTCGGCGATCGCGTCGGAACCGTCGCGCATCGACTCCGTCTCGCGGTTGGGCGAGGCCACCGAGCCGGAGTCGAGGTGGTCACGACCGATCACGATGGGCGCCCTGACCGTCCCCGCGGCGACCAGATCGTTGAAGATGCGTCCGGCCGTGACCCGCTCGCCGTAGCCGAGCCAGCAGATTCGCGCCGGCAACCCCTGGAAGGGCACGCGCTCGCGGGCCAACCGCAGCCAGCGGACCAGGGGCTCCTTGTCGCTGAAGGCGTCCATCAGCGCCTGGTCGGTGGCGTCGATGTCGCGGGGATCGCCCGACAGCGCCACCCAGCGAAACGGTCCCTGCCCTTCGCAGAACAGGGGGCGGATGAAGGCGGGCACGAACCCGGGATAGGCGAAGTCGGTGACGCCGGCGTGCTGCGCCTCCTGACGGATGTTGTTACCGTAGTCGAACAGGATGGCGCCCAGGCGCTGGAGCTCGAGCATCGCCCGCATGTGCGCGGCGAGCGACTCGTACGCCCGCTTCAGATAGGCGTTCGGGTCGCTCCGCCGCAACGCGGCGGCGGCCGCCACGGACAGTCCGGCCGGAACATAGCCGTTGAGCATGTCGTGGGCCGCAGTCTGGTCGGTGACGACGTCGAAGCGGACGCCGCGCCGGGCCAGCTCGGGATGGGTCTGGGCGGCGTTGCCGTGCAGCGCGATGGAGAGCGGCTGCCGGGACTGCCGGGCGTCCTCTGCCCACTGCAGGGCGTCGTCGACGGAGCCGGTAGCCCGATCGACGTAGCCCAGGCGCAGCCGGCGCTGGACTCGTTCCTCGTCGACCTCCACGATGATGGCCACGCCGCCGTTCATCGTGATGGCCAGGGGCTGGGCGCCACCCATGCCGCCCAGGCCCGCGCTGAGGATGAGGCGGCCGGCCAGCGAGCCGCCGAAGTGTCGCCGCGCGCAGGCGCCGAAGGTCTCGTAGGTGCCCTGCAGGATGCCCTGGGTCCCGATGTAGATCCAGGAGCCGGCGGTCATCTGGCCGTACATCGTGAGGCCCCGGGCCTCGTAGTCGCGGAAGTGCGCCCAGTCGGCCCAGGCCGGCACGAGCAGCGCGTTGGCGATCAGCACCCGGGGCGCGTCGGGGTGCGTGGCGAAGACGCCGACGGGCTTGCCCGACTGCACGAGCAGCGTCTCATCGTCGCGCAGGCGTTGCAGCGTGGCCACGATCCGGTGGTACGAGGGCCAGTCGCGGGCGGCGCGCCCCGAGCCGCCATACACCACCAGATCTTCCCAGCGCTCGGCCACGTCCGGATCGAGGTTGTTCATGAGCATCCGCAGCGCGGCCTCTTGTGGCCACCCCTGGCAGGAGAGAGTGCTGCCGCGGGGCGCGCGGATCGGGCGGGCCGGACGCCCCGCGCCGGTCGCGTCGCCGTTCATGACCGGACGCTCAGACCGCCATGATGTGGTACCCGCCGTCGACGAAGATCACCTCGCCGGTGATCCCCGAGGACAGTCGGGACGCCAGGAAGAGCGCGGTGTCTCCCACCTCGCGCAGCTCCACGTTGCGCCGGAGCGGCGCCTTCTCGGCGTGATGCTGCAGGATGCTCGTGAACCCCTTGATGCCCCGAGCGGCCAGCGTGTTCACGGGCCCCGCCGAGATGGCGTTGACCCGGATGCCCCGAGGTCCGAGGTCGGCGGCCAGGTAGCGCACCGAGGCTTCCAGCGCGGCCTTGGCCACGCCCATCACGTTGTAGTTCCCGGCCACCTTTTCCGAGCCGTAGTACGTCATGGCGATCACCGACGCCTGACCCGACTTCTCCAGCAGGGGCCGCGCCGCCCGCGCCAGGGCCACCAGCGAGTAGGCGGAGATGTCGTGGGCCAGCTTGAACCCGTCGCGCGAGGTGGCGACGAACTCGCCCTCCAGATCTTCCTTCTGGGCGAAGGCGACCGAATGGACGAGCGTGTCCAGCGCGCCGAACTCACGCGAGAGCGCGGTGAACACGGCGCCGATCTCGGCATCCGAGGTGACGTCGCACGGATAGAGCAGCGCCCCCGGCAAGGTGGCGGCCAGCTCCTGCACGTTCTCCCGGAGCCGCTCGCCTTGATACGTGAACGCCAGCCGCATGCCGGCGCCGGCCAGAGCCTGGGCGATGGCCCAGGCGATGGAGCGCTTGTTGGCCACGCCGACGACGAGCCCGGTCTTGCCGTCGAGGAGTTTCATGGGCGCCTCCGCCGACATGATAGCCTAGCGCCTGTCGTCGAGAATGACGATATACTCGCGCGGGTCATGACCCCGAATCATGTGAAGCAAGCGCTTCGAGCCGGCCGGCCCCAGTTCGGCACCCTCTTGAACTTCGCGGATCCCCTGGTCGCCGAGATGATGGCCGCCGTGGGCTTCGATTGGCTCCTCGTC is a genomic window containing:
- the hutU gene encoding urocanate hydratase, with protein sequence MNGDATGAGRPARPIRAPRGSTLSCQGWPQEAALRMLMNNLDPDVAERWEDLVVYGGSGRAARDWPSYHRIVATLQRLRDDETLLVQSGKPVGVFATHPDAPRVLIANALLVPAWADWAHFRDYEARGLTMYGQMTAGSWIYIGTQGILQGTYETFGACARRHFGGSLAGRLILSAGLGGMGGAQPLAITMNGGVAIIVEVDEERVQRRLRLGYVDRATGSVDDALQWAEDARQSRQPLSIALHGNAAQTHPELARRGVRFDVVTDQTAAHDMLNGYVPAGLSVAAAAALRRSDPNAYLKRAYESLAAHMRAMLELQRLGAILFDYGNNIRQEAQHAGVTDFAYPGFVPAFIRPLFCEGQGPFRWVALSGDPRDIDATDQALMDAFSDKEPLVRWLRLARERVPFQGLPARICWLGYGERVTAGRIFNDLVAAGTVRAPIVIGRDHLDSGSVASPNRETESMRDGSDAIADWPILNALLNTAAGATWVSVHHGGGVGIGYSLHAGMVVVADGTGAAARRLERVLTTDPGTGIMRHADAGYPEALAAARRHGLDLPGITT
- a CDS encoding enoyl-ACP reductase is translated as MKLLDGKTGLVVGVANKRSIAWAIAQALAGAGMRLAFTYQGERLRENVQELAATLPGALLYPCDVTSDAEIGAVFTALSREFGALDTLVHSVAFAQKEDLEGEFVATSRDGFKLAHDISAYSLVALARAARPLLEKSGQASVIAMTYYGSEKVAGNYNVMGVAKAALEASVRYLAADLGPRGIRVNAISAGPVNTLAARGIKGFTSILQHHAEKAPLRRNVELREVGDTALFLASRLSSGITGEVIFVDGGYHIMAV